A genomic window from Cloacibacillus sp. includes:
- a CDS encoding AAA family ATPase encodes MIEELEIHGVGGIRETSLSFGGSFIVITGESGAGKSSLVRALEFIAGRRAQLNHIHTLEEACEVRAVMTSEPIPGISEKCQPQDKMLIARRTFARSGKGRASLQEQTVPLTILAHAMETNVVIQSQFAQLGLLDPLKQLELVDSCGGEELKRALAELEIAFTSALATEKEIFALKKRRKESESRFDDAPSVLRQIKALELKADSEAEWEKELREMERGEAVQRSLRLIAEKMNNAEGGLLDQLEKIAKDLYGYASGDEKRWRGAIEKTLSGAQELSNLISEACRGAASAEDSEEAKERLEKKLGMLRKMKRTLNIQSAAALLAYAAEAEKELEWLKESHKELEELEKRALSLRRETSRLAIEVRALRKESAKALAAKVNEHLGGLGMEYAAFNIEIEPLDRVRSTGAENAIFTLALPDQKPLPVGKNASGGELSRILIALQ; translated from the coding sequence TTGATAGAAGAGCTTGAAATTCACGGAGTAGGCGGCATCAGGGAGACCTCGCTCAGCTTCGGCGGCAGTTTCATCGTCATCACCGGCGAAAGCGGCGCGGGAAAGAGCAGCCTCGTGCGCGCGCTTGAATTCATCGCCGGCCGCCGCGCGCAGCTGAACCATATCCACACCCTCGAAGAGGCCTGCGAGGTGCGGGCGGTCATGACCTCCGAACCGATACCGGGAATATCCGAAAAATGCCAGCCGCAGGACAAAATGCTCATCGCGCGGCGGACATTCGCGAGAAGCGGCAAGGGCAGGGCCTCGCTGCAGGAACAGACGGTGCCGCTCACCATCCTGGCCCATGCGATGGAGACGAACGTCGTCATCCAGAGCCAGTTCGCCCAGCTCGGCCTGCTGGACCCCCTAAAACAGCTGGAACTCGTCGACTCATGCGGCGGGGAAGAGCTTAAAAGGGCGCTGGCGGAGCTTGAGATCGCCTTTACCTCGGCGCTCGCGACGGAAAAAGAGATATTCGCCCTCAAAAAAAGACGCAAAGAGAGCGAAAGCCGCTTTGACGACGCCCCCTCCGTCCTCCGGCAGATAAAGGCCCTCGAACTGAAGGCCGACAGCGAGGCGGAGTGGGAAAAAGAGCTGCGCGAAATGGAGCGCGGCGAGGCGGTCCAGCGTTCACTGCGGCTCATCGCGGAAAAAATGAACAACGCCGAGGGCGGCCTGTTGGACCAGCTTGAAAAAATCGCCAAAGATCTCTACGGATACGCATCGGGAGATGAAAAGCGCTGGCGCGGGGCGATAGAAAAAACCCTCAGCGGCGCGCAGGAGCTCTCAAACCTCATCTCCGAGGCCTGCCGCGGCGCAGCCTCCGCGGAGGACAGCGAAGAGGCCAAAGAGCGCCTTGAAAAAAAACTCGGCATGCTGCGCAAAATGAAGCGCACCCTCAACATACAGAGCGCCGCCGCGCTGCTCGCATACGCGGCGGAGGCGGAAAAAGAGCTGGAATGGCTCAAAGAGAGCCACAAAGAGCTCGAAGAACTTGAAAAAAGGGCTCTCTCCCTGCGCCGCGAGACCTCGCGCCTTGCTATCGAAGTACGGGCGCTCCGCAAAGAATCGGCCAAGGCGCTTGCCGCGAAGGTCAACGAACATCTGGGCGGTCTCGGCATGGAATACGCGGCCTTCAACATCGAGATCGAACCGCTCGACCGCGTGCGCTCGACGGGCGCGGAAAACGCCATCTTCACCCTCGCGCTGCCGGACCAAAAACCGCTGCCCGTAGGCAAAAATGCCTCCGGCGGCGAACTTTCGCGCATACTTATAGCGTTACAG
- a CDS encoding NAD(+)/NADH kinase, whose translation MEKITKKIGLLFNTQKPDAIEMAWRLWRWSKENGINFLLPPHEASAIALPGVADDVWRQEASFAVILGGDGTFLRAARYTFGVDVPLYGINLGRLGFLAIGNPDSAEKDIKAIIDGQYTLQLRRLLKGQVWRGGRLVHELHALNDLVISKGSLARVIDLEVKVGKEILSLFLADGLILSTPTGSTAYALSAGGPIVPPHVPCMIMAPICAHTLYARPVILSDTDNIIVIPKGDTRSLMLTQDGQLGYELLPGDELHVMLDNEIYVHTIQLNGRSYYDLLREKLRWGFNGIRDGGD comes from the coding sequence ATGGAAAAAATCACTAAGAAAATCGGTCTGCTCTTCAACACCCAAAAGCCGGACGCTATTGAGATGGCCTGGCGGCTTTGGCGCTGGAGCAAAGAAAACGGCATAAACTTCCTGCTTCCGCCGCACGAGGCCTCCGCGATCGCCCTTCCCGGCGTCGCGGACGACGTCTGGCGGCAGGAGGCATCCTTCGCCGTCATCCTCGGCGGGGACGGGACCTTTCTGCGCGCCGCTCGCTACACCTTCGGCGTCGATGTGCCGCTCTACGGGATAAACCTCGGACGCCTCGGCTTCCTCGCGATCGGAAACCCCGACTCGGCGGAGAAAGATATAAAAGCCATCATCGACGGGCAATATACTCTACAGCTCCGGCGGCTCCTCAAGGGGCAGGTCTGGCGCGGCGGACGGCTCGTACACGAACTGCACGCCCTCAACGATCTCGTAATCTCCAAGGGCAGCCTCGCGCGCGTCATCGACCTTGAGGTGAAGGTGGGAAAAGAGATACTGAGCCTCTTCCTCGCCGACGGCCTCATACTCTCGACACCGACAGGCTCCACGGCCTACGCGCTCTCGGCGGGAGGGCCGATAGTGCCGCCGCACGTCCCCTGCATGATAATGGCGCCTATCTGCGCCCATACCCTCTACGCCCGGCCCGTGATCCTCAGCGACACCGACAACATCATCGTCATCCCCAAAGGGGACACGCGCAGCCTGATGCTGACGCAGGACGGCCAGCTCGGCTACGAACTGCTGCCCGGCGACGAACTGCATGTGATGCTCGACAACGAAATATACGTCCATACCATCCAGCTCAACGGACGCAGCTACTACGACCTGCTTAGGGAAAAACTGCGCTGGGGCTTCAACGGCATCAGAGACGGAGGCGACTGA
- a CDS encoding TlyA family RNA methyltransferase, whose amino-acid sequence MKQKLIRLDKYITDRKLAASRTAAQNYIEEGRVSVNGVTVTKAASMIQPDANVKLDAPEKEWVSRGAYKLLKAIESFAIEAEGRRCVDIGASTGGFTDVLLANGAAKVCAVDVGYGQLAWKLRSDPRVLVLERTNARNLTIEMIENERADIIVSDASFISITLLLPKMEELLKDDGLMAVLVKPQFEAGRERVGKGVVADPALHRQILEEVADFIDKETGLSLEAADYSPIRGPEGNIEFLFLLKHKRAGSGAKRPDFDKIVEEAHKNTSAHPK is encoded by the coding sequence ATGAAACAAAAACTGATACGGCTCGATAAATATATCACCGACAGAAAGCTGGCCGCCTCGCGTACCGCGGCGCAGAACTACATCGAAGAGGGGCGCGTCAGCGTAAACGGCGTCACCGTCACAAAGGCGGCCTCCATGATCCAGCCCGACGCCAACGTCAAGCTGGACGCCCCTGAAAAAGAGTGGGTTAGCCGCGGCGCCTATAAACTGCTTAAAGCCATTGAGAGCTTCGCCATCGAGGCGGAGGGCAGGCGCTGCGTCGATATCGGCGCCTCTACGGGCGGTTTCACCGACGTGCTGCTGGCAAACGGCGCGGCAAAGGTCTGCGCGGTGGACGTCGGCTACGGGCAGCTCGCCTGGAAGCTCCGCAGCGATCCGCGCGTACTCGTGCTGGAACGGACGAACGCGAGAAACCTAACCATTGAGATGATAGAGAACGAGCGGGCCGACATCATCGTCTCCGACGCCTCCTTCATCTCGATCACCCTGCTGCTTCCTAAAATGGAGGAGCTGCTGAAAGACGACGGACTCATGGCGGTCCTCGTCAAGCCCCAGTTCGAGGCGGGGCGCGAGCGGGTGGGGAAGGGCGTCGTCGCCGATCCCGCCCTCCACCGGCAGATACTTGAAGAAGTGGCGGACTTTATCGACAAAGAGACAGGCCTCTCGCTCGAGGCCGCCGACTATTCGCCGATACGCGGCCCCGAAGGCAACATAGAATTCCTCTTCCTGCTGAAACACAAAAGGGCGGGAAGCGGCGCAAAGAGACCGGATTTTGATAAAATCGTTGAGGAGGCGCACAAGAATACCAGCGCTCATCCGAAGTAG
- the dxs gene encoding 1-deoxy-D-xylulose-5-phosphate synthase, with protein MSLLESVDDFRGLYGLSEAELKKLCAELRKNIIDVTLENGGHLSSSLGTVELTVALLRVFSPDVDKIIFDVGHQSYAYKLLTKRRDRFETLRRKGGIAGFPRMDESPYDFFTTGHSSTSISAAMGYAKARDLRGEEHEVVAVIGDGALLNGVSFEALNCLASLNSKVIIILNDNKMSINPRVGGMASHLAKLAVNPTYKKLKDYIKSQCTNMKNGENINSSLSRIKMKLKSLLLPTNVFEELNISYWGPFNGHNLSEMEEVFRLARHYDESLLIHVMTEKGKGCPQTEAYPSFFHGIGPKTKIDAATHASSGCGESWSGVMSEVLCELAHEDQRVTVCTAAMKDGTKLENFAKAYPRRFCDTGIAEEHMLIYAAGLAAAGMRPVVCIYSTFLQRAADQVMHDICLPKLPVLLGIDRAGLVGEDGETHHGILDVAWLRAIPEMTVAAPRDAADLEFFVREWKKRTLPMAVRYPRGKAVKAIAAPGMERIPAPWGRLEVISGGEEICLIGIGSTVELMLQSAEEIDKITGRRPTVADLRFIKPLDYEGLDALLRAHKVIVTAEENTLTGGVGEAVAAYINARGYAVRAAAAGVPDHFISHATRAQQWEECGLTVENIVRLCLTK; from the coding sequence ATGAGCCTTTTAGAATCCGTAGATGATTTCAGAGGCCTGTACGGGCTGAGCGAAGCTGAACTGAAAAAACTGTGCGCGGAGCTCAGGAAAAATATAATCGACGTGACCCTTGAAAACGGCGGGCATCTCAGCTCGTCGCTTGGTACGGTTGAGCTTACGGTGGCGCTGCTGCGCGTCTTCAGCCCCGACGTGGACAAGATAATCTTCGACGTCGGCCACCAGAGCTACGCCTATAAGCTGCTCACGAAGCGCCGTGACCGCTTTGAGACCCTGCGGCGGAAGGGCGGCATCGCCGGTTTCCCACGCATGGACGAGAGTCCCTACGACTTTTTTACCACCGGTCACAGCAGCACCTCGATCTCCGCGGCGATGGGCTACGCCAAAGCCCGCGACCTTCGCGGCGAGGAGCACGAGGTCGTCGCGGTGATCGGCGACGGCGCGCTGCTCAACGGCGTCTCCTTCGAGGCGCTGAACTGCCTCGCAAGCCTCAATTCCAAAGTCATTATCATTCTTAACGACAACAAAATGTCGATAAACCCGCGCGTCGGCGGCATGGCCTCGCACCTCGCGAAGCTCGCCGTCAACCCTACTTACAAAAAGCTCAAAGACTACATAAAGAGCCAGTGCACCAACATGAAGAACGGGGAAAACATCAACTCCTCGCTCTCACGCATAAAGATGAAACTCAAGTCGCTGCTGCTGCCGACAAACGTCTTTGAAGAGCTAAACATCAGCTACTGGGGACCCTTCAACGGCCACAACCTCTCCGAAATGGAGGAGGTATTCCGGCTCGCGCGCCACTACGACGAATCGCTGCTGATCCACGTTATGACCGAAAAGGGCAAGGGCTGCCCGCAGACGGAGGCCTATCCCTCCTTCTTCCACGGCATCGGCCCCAAAACAAAGATCGACGCCGCGACGCATGCCTCTTCGGGCTGCGGCGAAAGCTGGAGCGGCGTTATGTCAGAGGTGCTCTGCGAACTGGCTCACGAGGACCAGCGCGTCACCGTCTGCACGGCGGCGATGAAGGACGGCACCAAACTTGAAAACTTCGCCAAGGCCTATCCGCGGCGCTTCTGCGACACCGGCATCGCCGAGGAGCATATGCTCATCTACGCCGCCGGTCTCGCGGCGGCGGGAATGCGGCCCGTCGTCTGTATCTATTCCACCTTCCTGCAGCGCGCCGCAGACCAGGTAATGCACGATATATGTCTGCCAAAACTGCCCGTACTGCTGGGGATTGACCGTGCCGGACTTGTCGGCGAGGACGGAGAGACGCATCACGGGATACTCGACGTCGCCTGGCTGCGCGCCATACCGGAGATGACGGTCGCCGCGCCGCGCGACGCCGCCGACCTCGAATTCTTCGTCCGCGAATGGAAAAAGAGGACGCTGCCGATGGCGGTGCGCTACCCGCGCGGCAAAGCCGTAAAAGCCATCGCCGCACCCGGAATGGAGCGCATCCCCGCGCCGTGGGGCAGGCTGGAAGTGATAAGCGGCGGCGAAGAGATTTGCCTTATCGGCATCGGGAGCACCGTAGAGCTGATGCTGCAGAGCGCCGAAGAGATCGATAAAATCACCGGCAGGCGTCCCACCGTGGCAGACCTCCGCTTTATCAAGCCGCTTGATTACGAGGGGCTCGACGCCCTCCTGAGGGCGCATAAGGTGATCGTCACCGCGGAGGAAAACACCCTCACGGGCGGCGTAGGCGAGGCGGTGGCGGCATACATAAACGCCAGAGGATACGCCGTGAGAGCCGCCGCCGCGGGCGTGCCGGACCACTTCATCTCGCACGCCACCAGGGCGCAGCAGTGGGAGGAATGCGGCCTCACGGTGGAAAACATCGTGCGGCTCTGTCTAACGAAATGA
- a CDS encoding polyprenyl synthetase family protein, translating into MNEARLRAVKAEFAAGGALIESYIRETAGLRAENVPPKLFESMEYSLEAGGKRLRPILCLAAAQRCGVEAKSALPMALGLEMLHTATLIHDDLPCMDDDDMRRGKPSNHALFGETLAVLAGDALLAQSLEFPLSQLKEIPAQNLLRAMRIFSRAIGPAGVCGGQVLDMFTEGMENDPHYVRRIAALKTGALIEAAVLTGAALGCGDEAVLERYGEYARHLGSAFQIVDDILDVTSTAEELGKTPGKDEEQGKLTHVTVYGMEAAREMAEKESAAAKEALAGLLAADDFLMLLPDYLVHRSY; encoded by the coding sequence ATGAATGAGGCGCGGCTGCGGGCCGTAAAGGCGGAATTCGCGGCTGGCGGCGCGCTCATAGAGAGCTACATCAGGGAGACCGCGGGGCTGCGGGCGGAGAACGTGCCGCCGAAGCTCTTTGAGTCGATGGAATACTCGCTTGAGGCGGGCGGCAAACGGCTGCGGCCTATACTCTGTCTCGCGGCGGCGCAAAGATGCGGCGTAGAGGCGAAATCCGCTCTGCCGATGGCCCTTGGCCTTGAAATGCTCCATACGGCGACGCTGATCCATGACGACCTGCCCTGTATGGACGACGACGACATGCGACGTGGGAAACCCTCGAATCACGCCCTTTTTGGGGAGACGCTCGCCGTCCTCGCGGGCGACGCGCTGTTGGCGCAGTCCCTTGAATTTCCCCTGTCGCAGCTGAAAGAGATTCCCGCGCAGAATCTCCTGCGCGCGATGCGCATATTCTCACGGGCCATTGGCCCCGCGGGGGTCTGCGGCGGCCAGGTGCTCGATATGTTCACCGAGGGGATGGAAAACGACCCGCATTACGTCCGCCGTATCGCGGCACTCAAGACCGGCGCCCTCATCGAGGCGGCGGTGCTCACCGGCGCGGCGCTAGGCTGCGGCGACGAGGCCGTCCTCGAAAGGTACGGCGAGTACGCGCGCCATCTAGGTTCGGCGTTTCAGATAGTCGATGATATACTAGATGTGACGAGCACGGCCGAAGAGCTGGGCAAGACCCCCGGCAAGGACGAAGAGCAGGGCAAGCTGACCCATGTCACGGTTTACGGCATGGAGGCCGCCAGAGAGATGGCGGAGAAAGAATCGGCAGCGGCCAAGGAGGCCCTCGCGGGACTGCTTGCGGCGGACGATTTTCTCATGCTTCTGCCCGATTATCTCGTCCACAGGAGCTATTAA
- the xseB gene encoding exodeoxyribonuclease VII small subunit: MNFVEKMTELEKILKDLEGDSLSLDLALTEYERGIALVRECRAYLADAQQKISMLSQDGEERPLTVPKAEEAKSDE; the protein is encoded by the coding sequence ATGAATTTCGTCGAAAAGATGACAGAGCTTGAAAAGATACTGAAGGATCTCGAGGGGGATTCTCTTTCACTAGATCTCGCGCTGACGGAATATGAGCGGGGGATCGCCCTCGTGCGCGAGTGCCGCGCCTACCTCGCGGACGCGCAGCAGAAAATATCCATGCTCTCGCAGGACGGCGAGGAGCGTCCGCTGACCGTACCAAAGGCGGAAGAGGCGAAGAGCGATGAATGA
- the rpmB gene encoding 50S ribosomal protein L28, whose product MSKFCDCCGRGPATGNAVSHSNRHTRRRWLVNIQSVKIDVGGGETRKLHICTKCLRSGKVQRAV is encoded by the coding sequence ATGTCAAAATTCTGTGATTGCTGCGGCCGCGGGCCGGCAACGGGAAATGCCGTCAGCCACTCGAACCGCCATACCAGACGTCGCTGGCTCGTCAACATTCAGAGCGTAAAGATCGACGTAGGCGGCGGAGAGACTCGTAAACTTCATATCTGCACGAAGTGCCTCCGTTCCGGAAAAGTACAAAGAGCCGTTTAA
- a CDS encoding DNA translocase FtsK, with protein MREKAPTRRRAAKEPSKSLKERLTESFSNIKSAVKIANLIVMLFTLYIIASLYTTWTGDGGTRIAASLLRAVGGSVIIPLLFILYLTVSYFIAGGIRSFVRQFFGTFFVFLLASLLLGLNQLTGGENLLRFPYISAGAFGRLLSLVIYKTTGVLGTFIIGLLLIYFALLFYNIHIFQYIKLPKIALPSFRRAKKAGKKETLKEELEEYGYESPRKKSGAPNIMECDDDDYFAYEDEEAQPEDGEEGEYEYDEERGEFPDDGPDSDDNGEDIDYNDPESIKRVAAKSDSTAPAVIQDPNFNLEDSSGHRIKQGIFPPPIELFGPEESRDGEMDEERAEPLGDKIVDTLEQFSIESHLAEILVGPTVIQFRIQLAPGIKVSKVAALSNDIALAMAVPSLRIEAPIPGKPYVGIEIPNPKRRGIPLRTVIEDDAFKKSKLSLPLPFGVAVNGDPMVVGLEELPHLLVAGTTGSGKSVFVNSCIVGLCSKRSPEELRMILVDPKRVEMAVYDRLPHLLTPPVTDPKKAVQALAWLIREMENRYTTFAKIRVRNLEGYNEKVLPKDRLPHIVIVVDELADLMMTAAKEVEEYICRLAQMARATGIHLMLATQRPSVNIITGLIKANIPARVAFTLPSNADSRTIIDCAGAEKLLGKGDMLFSSTKHPKPIRIQSPWIDESILAAWLKYMTNTFGEPDFIEIEAQGSGPAGGNGGGTFDDDLLEEAVETVMSTGIASASGLQRRLRVGFSRASRLIDMMEQLGIVGPADGARPREILVDEDGAEELLENAKNGGE; from the coding sequence ATGAGGGAAAAGGCGCCAACGAGAAGAAGGGCCGCCAAGGAGCCCTCAAAAAGCCTAAAAGAGAGGCTGACGGAGTCTTTCTCGAATATAAAATCGGCGGTAAAGATCGCTAACCTGATCGTCATGCTCTTTACCCTCTATATAATCGCCTCGCTTTACACGACGTGGACGGGCGACGGCGGCACGCGCATCGCGGCCTCGCTGCTGAGGGCGGTGGGCGGCTCCGTCATCATTCCCCTTTTGTTTATCCTTTACCTCACCGTTTCCTATTTCATCGCGGGCGGTATAAGGAGCTTCGTCCGGCAGTTCTTCGGAACGTTCTTCGTCTTCCTGCTCGCCTCGCTGCTGCTTGGCCTCAACCAGCTCACGGGAGGGGAGAACCTTCTGCGTTTTCCCTATATCTCGGCGGGCGCCTTCGGCCGTCTCCTGAGCCTGGTCATATATAAGACGACTGGCGTGCTGGGGACCTTCATTATCGGCCTTTTGCTGATTTATTTCGCCCTGCTTTTCTATAACATTCATATTTTCCAGTATATCAAACTGCCCAAAATAGCTTTACCCTCTTTCCGGCGCGCAAAGAAAGCCGGTAAAAAGGAGACGCTGAAGGAGGAGCTTGAAGAATACGGCTACGAGAGCCCGCGCAAAAAGAGCGGCGCTCCGAATATCATGGAATGCGACGACGACGACTATTTTGCCTATGAGGATGAAGAGGCGCAGCCCGAGGATGGTGAAGAGGGCGAATATGAATACGATGAGGAGCGCGGCGAGTTTCCCGACGACGGCCCAGATTCCGATGATAACGGCGAAGATATAGACTACAACGACCCGGAGAGTATCAAAAGAGTGGCGGCAAAATCTGATTCCACCGCTCCCGCCGTGATCCAGGACCCGAACTTCAATCTTGAGGACTCCTCCGGCCACCGCATCAAGCAGGGGATATTCCCGCCGCCGATAGAGCTCTTCGGCCCGGAGGAATCGCGCGACGGCGAGATGGACGAGGAGCGCGCCGAACCGCTCGGCGATAAGATCGTCGACACGCTCGAGCAGTTCAGCATCGAATCGCACCTCGCGGAGATACTCGTCGGGCCGACGGTCATCCAGTTCCGCATTCAGCTCGCGCCGGGCATCAAGGTGAGCAAGGTCGCCGCGCTCTCCAACGACATCGCGCTCGCGATGGCCGTCCCGAGCCTCCGTATCGAGGCCCCGATCCCCGGCAAGCCCTATGTCGGCATCGAGATACCGAACCCCAAACGCCGCGGCATTCCGCTGCGCACGGTGATCGAGGACGACGCCTTCAAAAAGTCGAAACTCTCGCTGCCGCTGCCCTTCGGCGTCGCGGTCAACGGCGACCCGATGGTCGTCGGCCTCGAGGAACTGCCGCACCTGCTGGTGGCGGGAACGACGGGCTCGGGCAAGAGCGTCTTCGTGAACTCCTGCATCGTCGGGCTCTGCTCAAAGCGCTCCCCTGAGGAGCTGCGCATGATACTGGTAGACCCGAAGCGCGTCGAGATGGCGGTCTACGACCGGCTGCCGCATCTGCTGACGCCGCCGGTGACGGACCCGAAGAAGGCGGTGCAGGCGCTGGCCTGGCTGATACGCGAAATGGAAAACCGCTACACGACCTTCGCGAAGATCCGCGTACGCAACCTGGAGGGTTACAACGAAAAGGTGCTGCCGAAGGACAGGCTGCCGCATATCGTCATCGTCGTCGACGAACTGGCCGACCTGATGATGACGGCGGCGAAAGAGGTGGAGGAATATATCTGCCGCCTCGCGCAGATGGCGCGCGCCACCGGCATCCACCTAATGCTCGCCACGCAGCGTCCCTCAGTGAATATCATCACCGGACTCATCAAGGCCAATATTCCGGCGCGTGTCGCCTTCACGCTGCCGAGCAACGCAGACTCCCGCACGATCATCGACTGCGCGGGGGCGGAGAAGCTGCTGGGCAAAGGAGACATGCTCTTCTCCTCGACTAAACATCCGAAGCCGATACGTATCCAGTCGCCATGGATAGACGAGAGCATTCTCGCGGCGTGGCTCAAATATATGACGAATACCTTCGGCGAACCTGATTTTATTGAGATAGAGGCCCAGGGCAGCGGCCCCGCGGGCGGAAACGGCGGCGGCACCTTTGACGACGACCTGCTGGAAGAGGCCGTGGAGACGGTGATGTCGACGGGCATCGCCTCGGCCAGCGGCCTGCAGCGCCGTCTGCGCGTCGGCTTTTCGCGCGCTTCGAGGCTTATAGACATGATGGAGCAGCTTGGCATCGTCGGACCGGCGGACGGAGCCAGACCGCGCGAGATCCTCGTCGATGAGGACGGGGCGGAGGAACTTCTGGAGAATGCGAAAAATGGCGGGGAATAG
- a CDS encoding TldD/PmbA family protein — MTDKLNFLHENIEETLKRGAQYADIFIQSGEGHSVHFEDGKIDGISSSTSDGAGSRVIVGGRTFYAHAPGNDEASVAASFAECVASAGMEGLRESTSPKPLMERGEPIAPPAVDFFREIDETIKKESKHIRQSSYRYSVSHRHVLIIRPDGTAAFDRRYYSSFAAQVIAERDGVLQTGSERRCMSLGEADFWCGATPLEVARTALRRALLMLEARPCPAGTMNVLMDGEAGGTIIHEACGHGLEADIVEKDYSVYRGRIGEKVAHESVTMIDDAAMPGLYGAYRFDDEGTPAQRTVLIENGVLKGYITDVLSSQLYGLPLTGNGRRESYHNIPVPRMSNTYLIPGGDGFETMLARTENGLYVKKMGGGEVDPTSGDFVFYVTEGYLIEKGKVTVPVRGAILTGNGPEALSKISALGDNLIMDPGICGKSGQGVPVTDGQPSMLIEGLTVGGSEA; from the coding sequence ATGACTGACAAATTGAATTTCTTGCACGAAAATATAGAGGAGACGCTCAAGAGGGGAGCCCAGTACGCCGATATCTTCATCCAGAGCGGCGAGGGGCACTCCGTGCATTTTGAGGACGGGAAGATAGACGGCATCTCGTCGTCGACCTCCGACGGCGCGGGAAGCCGCGTGATCGTCGGGGGCAGGACCTTCTACGCGCACGCCCCGGGGAACGATGAGGCCTCGGTGGCTGCCTCTTTCGCCGAGTGCGTCGCCTCCGCCGGTATGGAGGGGCTGAGAGAGAGCACTTCGCCGAAGCCTCTGATGGAGAGGGGAGAGCCTATCGCGCCCCCGGCGGTGGATTTTTTCCGCGAGATCGACGAAACGATAAAAAAGGAATCCAAACATATAAGGCAGAGCTCTTACCGTTATTCCGTCTCACACCGTCATGTGCTGATAATCAGGCCGGACGGGACGGCGGCCTTTGACCGCCGCTATTATTCGTCCTTCGCGGCGCAGGTGATCGCCGAACGAGACGGGGTGCTGCAGACCGGTTCCGAACGCCGCTGCATGTCGCTGGGCGAGGCGGACTTCTGGTGCGGCGCAACACCGCTCGAGGTGGCGCGCACGGCTCTGCGCCGCGCGCTGCTGATGCTTGAGGCGCGCCCCTGTCCCGCCGGTACGATGAACGTTCTCATGGACGGGGAGGCTGGCGGCACGATCATACACGAGGCCTGCGGCCACGGTCTTGAGGCCGATATCGTGGAGAAGGATTATTCCGTCTACCGCGGCCGCATCGGCGAGAAGGTGGCGCACGAAAGCGTCACGATGATCGACGACGCGGCGATGCCGGGGCTCTACGGCGCGTACCGCTTCGACGACGAGGGGACTCCCGCGCAGCGTACCGTCCTCATCGAAAACGGCGTTTTGAAGGGATATATTACCGACGTCCTCTCATCCCAGCTCTACGGCCTGCCCCTGACGGGCAACGGCCGCCGCGAATCGTACCACAACATCCCCGTGCCCCGTATGAGCAACACCTACCTGATACCGGGCGGCGACGGCTTTGAGACGATGCTCGCGCGGACAGAAAACGGCCTCTACGTTAAAAAGATGGGCGGCGGCGAGGTGGATCCGACTTCCGGGGACTTCGTGTTTTACGTCACCGAGGGATATCTCATCGAAAAGGGGAAGGTTACGGTGCCGGTACGCGGCGCTATACTGACGGGAAACGGCCCCGAGGCGCTGTCGAAGATATCGGCGCTCGGCGATAATCTCATCATGGACCCCGGGATCTGCGGAAAGTCGGGACAGGGCGTGCCGGTGACGGACGGCCAGCCCTCCATGCTCATTGAAGGGCTCACGGTGGGAGGCAGCGAAGCATGA
- a CDS encoding DUF4911 domain-containing protein translates to MKPEIAAVRFIVPQKDIYYISWIIDAAEGIGFLQTDDAKAGKITVFSPKEQLPYLMEMMESLRGEGIETKIDEETNYTGEAMA, encoded by the coding sequence GTGAAGCCGGAGATAGCCGCGGTGCGCTTCATAGTGCCGCAAAAGGATATATACTATATCAGTTGGATAATAGACGCCGCGGAGGGCATCGGCTTTCTCCAGACGGACGACGCGAAGGCCGGTAAGATCACCGTCTTCAGTCCGAAGGAGCAGCTGCCATATCTCATGGAGATGATGGAGTCCCTGCGGGGCGAGGGCATAGAGACAAAGATCGACGAAGAGACGAACTATACGGGAGAGGCTATGGCATGA